Proteins encoded within one genomic window of Solenopsis invicta isolate M01_SB chromosome 10, UNIL_Sinv_3.0, whole genome shotgun sequence:
- the LOC105203921 gene encoding probable RNA methyltransferase CG11342 encodes MSDSGTGGECERSDEKADPGAIRHGNFMNYYQFHPAEERVRQLPRGVWQRQRVAHPARKYAGLDVGCNAGDLTYILRDFLEEAMSQEQPEISLIGVDLDPILIEKARERNPRPDRVTFECLDFLSEDCGETLRRYLAQFNKTRFNVVFCFSITMWIHLNHGDDGLEEFLRRVCELAEMVVVEPQPWRCYRNASRRLRRAKLEDFPLLKDLKYTGNPMKHIEDILRGLCNFQRVTVTAGNEWGRMLLIYERKQEP; translated from the exons ATGAGTGACAGCGGTACTGGCGGCGAATGCGAGAGAAGTGATGAGAAAGCGGATCCGGGCGCTATCAGACACGGGAACTTCATGAATTATTACCAATTCCATCCTGCGGAAGAGCGCGTGCGGCAACTTCCGCGTGGCGTGTGGCAGCGGCAACGGGTCGCCCATCCGGCCCGGAAATACGCGGGTCTAGACGTCGGCTGTAACGCCGGG GATCTCACATACATTCTACGCGACTTCCTCGAGGAAGCCATGTCGCAAGAGCAACCTGAGATCTCCTTAATCGGCGTGGATCTCGACCCGATCCTGATCGAGAAAGCACGCGAGCGTAATCCGCGCCCGGACCGCGTGACCTTCGAGTGTCTGGACTTTTTATCCGAGGACTGCGGCGAGACGCTGAGGCGATACCTGGCGCAATTTAATAAAACGCGATTCAACGTGGTATTCTGCTTCTCGATCACCATGTGGATTCACCTGAATCACGGCGACGATGGTTTGGAGGAGTTTCTGCGAAGGGTTTGCGAGTTGGCGGAAATGGTCGTCGTTGAGCCGCAGCCCTGGAGATGTTACAGAAACGCTTCGCGAAGGCTGCGGAGAGCGAAATTGGAAGATTTTCCGCTGTTGAAGGATTTAAAATATACCGGCAATCCAATGAAGCATATAGAGGATATTTTGAGAGGCCTGTGCAACTTTCAACGAGTCACCGTTACTGCCGGCAACGAATGGGGACGCATGCTTTTGATTTATGAAAGGAAACAGGAACcgtaa